Proteins from one Choloepus didactylus isolate mChoDid1 chromosome 4, mChoDid1.pri, whole genome shotgun sequence genomic window:
- the ERG28 gene encoding ergosterol biosynthetic protein 28 homolog — protein sequence MNHFLNVLRSWLFMVSILTMASALQSFRDHTFLYEKLYTSEPDLVNGLHARIFGIWLLLSSVVRCLCAIDIHNKKLYHITLWTFFLAMGHFLSELFVYGTVAPTAGILALMVVAGSSILGMLAGLQYLDTEPVSRQKKKN from the exons ATGAACCATTTCCTGAATGTACTACGAAGCTGGCTGTTTATGGTGTCCATCCTAACCATGGCGAGTGCACTGCAGAGCTTCCGAGACCACACCTTTCTCTATGAAAAGCTCTACACTAGCGAACCAGACCTTG TGAATGGCCTCCATGCTCGGATCTTTGGGATCTGGCTACTGCTCTCATCAGTGGTTCGCTGCCTCTGTGCCATCGACATCCACAACAAGAA GCTCTACCACATCACACTTTGGACCTTCTTCCTCGCCATGGGGCATTTCCTCTCTGAGTTGTTTGTATATGGGACTGTGGCTCCCACAGCTGGAATCCTGGCACTCATGGTTGTGGCAG GTTCCTCAATCCTGGGGATGCTGGCTGGGCTTCAGTACCTAGACACAGAACCAGTATCcagacagaagaagaaaaactga